One genomic region from Euzebya tangerina encodes:
- a CDS encoding NUDIX hydrolase, which produces MARYPTKHATSAGGLVLDDRPDGRWVVLIAHRGADGRLQWTLPKGGLEHGESLEAAAVREVREETGLDAVILRKLGVVDYWFVWHPDRARYHKFVHYYLMAFEGGSFDDRDDEAEDVAWVPFTQALEQLSHANEVELVQKAAAA; this is translated from the coding sequence TTGGCCAGGTATCCGACCAAACACGCGACGTCCGCAGGCGGGCTGGTTCTCGATGACCGTCCGGACGGCCGTTGGGTTGTCCTGATCGCGCATCGTGGGGCCGATGGCCGACTGCAGTGGACCCTGCCGAAGGGCGGTCTCGAGCACGGGGAGAGTCTCGAGGCAGCAGCGGTCCGTGAGGTTCGGGAGGAGACGGGCCTCGACGCCGTCATCCTGCGGAAGTTGGGGGTCGTCGACTACTGGTTCGTGTGGCACCCCGACAGGGCCCGGTACCACAAGTTCGTCCACTACTACCTCATGGCCTTCGAGGGCGGCTCATTCGACGACCGCGACGACGAGGCCGAGGACGTGGCCTGGGTGCCGTTCACGCAAGCGCTGGAGCAGCTGTCCCACGCCAACGAGGTCGAGCTGGTCCAGAAGG